The genomic DNA GCCTTACCGGTGACGTCTTCATTCACGGAGCCGTCCCAGATCTTCAAGTTCAGAGAGGGTTCCTTGATGTTGAATGCGAGCGGGCCTTTTACGCTGCCGTTCCACTGATACCAGTTGCCGGTCTTTCCGACGAAGATATCAGGAGAAACATAAAAGTTCTGTGCATTCGTAACCTGCTGAATATCTGCAGGCTGTTCAGTCTCGGTGTTGGTACCTGGCTGCCACCATGCGATCTGGCTGGATCCACCGGTTGCTGCAGAAACATCAAGTCCCTTCTCACCAAGGAAGACTTCTCCTCCGGCTGGGATCTTGTTGATTGCTGCAGATGCCGGGAATGCAACAAGTGCAAGTGCAACAAGCACCATCATGACAACTGCAAATTTTGCGTTCATTACATGTCCTCCGAACAAACGTTCGATTCGCATCTATCCGCCGATCAGCCATTGTTATTGGTGACTGTTCACCGGACAGATACTCTATACTCCGAGAAATCGAAGTATGACTAGATATTTGTGAAATGCCTTTTATATCCTTTTTGGTATGGAACCCTTTGAAAATAATTATCAGAGACCCCATTTTTTCATATTCTCAAAATTTCATCGGATTTCCTGATCGCCATCCGGATCCAGGTTAACAGAACCATTATGTATCATCTCACAAAGGCATCTTTTCGCGCATTGAATACTCCGATACTCAGGGGCATTCTTCAGATGTAAAAACAATTATATGGAAGAAAAGATAACATATAAAGGCTTCAGCCCGATAGTGTAGAGGTCAATCATACAAGGCTCTGGACCTTGTGACAGCAGTTCGAATCTGCTTCGGGCTATCATTTTTCAAAATTTTTACTTAGAGAATATATTCCCCATACCGCTGTATGACCAGTATGGTACCTGTCCAGATCAAGAACTGCAGGATCGGTGATTCCACCATGTTCAAGCAAATTCACCACCTCAACAATTCTATCCTCTCTTTTTTTATCAGTCCCCATTGATAACAATTTTAAAAAGAGTATCAGATGTCCTCCTTGCTTGAGAAAAATGAGATTTCTCAAGGCAATTTCAGCCTGGTCACGCTGGGCAATATCCTGAATGAGAAGATCCACCGGCTCGACGAAGGGAAGATACCGTTCGGGATATCGTGCATCTTCAAATAATGGGATAATGTTTTTTCGTGCCCGGGCAAGGCGGATAAGACTTCGTACCGGCCGGGGAGAGAATTCCACTGCATACACGACCTCCGCGTAATCAGACAGGAATGAGACCGTTGACCCGGCAGCGGCGCCAAGATACAAAATACGGGCGTTTCTGACAGGAGGCTCACCATGTATATGGCATAATGCAGCAACCTTACTGTGGCCAGGATCCCATATCCGCATACCATGATACACACGGTCTCCAGGTAAAACTGCTCCGGGAGATAATAATTTTCCATCCTGCCAGATCAATCCGTCTTCCCTGCCCGGCATATCTTCTCACCAGCTTTTCTGATAAACTCATCATCTAAAGCTCCCCTGAAATAATCTATCCTTGCAGCGATTGCCAGCTGACATGCAAGTACTCTGCTCACTCTTCCTCTGACCCGTCGTTTTGCATGATGGACTCCCTTATACTGGTATATGATACCATGTTTCGGGGGATTTGTCCCGCTTGTCAGATGCATAAATAATGATGGTCCAGCTCCCAGTACCTGAATTGATGCTGCGGGCATACCGGCAAGATGATATTTACTTCCCGCTCCTGCAAGAAGACGGGCACTCACAAGTGGGCCGCATAAGGCAGACATATTTGGCAGGCATTTTGTTGCGTAATCACGAACATTCTGTGAGATAAGAGTCCGGGATTCACGGAACCGCTGGATATTTCTTGCAAGGTGACTCATCGGTTGCGTCTGATCTTTTGCCAGACTCTCGATAAGAGAACTGATATTCCTTTCATACCCGGATAGTCCGGCGGGGTGCAGTGCAATATAGTAATCCTCAATCTTCTCCGACAGACGGGCAATAGATTGATCAATCTCATCAAGGATTCTGATAAGATGGATGAGTGCTGCCTCGTCTTTATCACATCGCTCTTCTAGGTCACGAATAGTCAGCCCGATTGCAATGTCCTGAAGGATTGACAGATATCCATTCCGGTCAGGAACAAACCCGGCGCTGACTGCCTCCTCCCAAAGAGGTAAGGGGAGTAATTCCGATTTGCCACGGCTCTCGCGTATAGTGTCGATTATATCCGCCAAGGATGAAGTGGCAGGAGTCAAAAAATCCGCCGGTCCCTGTTGAAGGGCCTCATACCAATACTGAAATGCCCGATTGACCTGATTTTTGGCCATTTATATCACCATACCCCAAATGAATAGAGTATTACCGGAATGGTAACAACCCCCATGCAGGGAACCCGTGAGACCGCAATCATCTCAGGTATCATCCCGATTCCCGTTGCAAGTATGAGAATTACCAGCCCGAAGGGACCGGTCAGAATACCACACACCAGAACAAGCGTGATTGCAACCCCGGTATTCAGATACGAACTATTCAGACCGGATAAGGATGAAGCCGTCCCGGCAAGACAAACAGTAATTCCGTACGCACCAAGGGCAGCAAGGCATGCGATTGTCAGAAGAAAGAGGATAGGTGGCGTTTCAAACCCGGAAAATGCGGCCATCACCCCGTTTCGCATTCTTCCAATGGCAACAAAAACTGCGATACCAATAATACTGTTTGCGAGAGTTGAAGCACCAATCGCAGCAAGGTAATGAAATCTCTCCTGATC from Methanospirillum hungatei JF-1 includes the following:
- a CDS encoding fibrillarin-like rRNA/tRNA 2'-O-methyltransferase gives rise to the protein MPGREDGLIWQDGKLLSPGAVLPGDRVYHGMRIWDPGHSKVAALCHIHGEPPVRNARILYLGAAAGSTVSFLSDYAEVVYAVEFSPRPVRSLIRLARARKNIIPLFEDARYPERYLPFVEPVDLLIQDIAQRDQAEIALRNLIFLKQGGHLILFLKLLSMGTDKKREDRIVEVVNLLEHGGITDPAVLDLDRYHTGHTAVWGIYSLSKNFEK
- a CDS encoding Pre-mRNA processing ribonucleoprotein,-binding region, which encodes MAKNQVNRAFQYWYEALQQGPADFLTPATSSLADIIDTIRESRGKSELLPLPLWEEAVSAGFVPDRNGYLSILQDIAIGLTIRDLEERCDKDEAALIHLIRILDEIDQSIARLSEKIEDYYIALHPAGLSGYERNISSLIESLAKDQTQPMSHLARNIQRFRESRTLISQNVRDYATKCLPNMSALCGPLVSARLLAGAGSKYHLAGMPAASIQVLGAGPSLFMHLTSGTNPPKHGIIYQYKGVHHAKRRVRGRVSRVLACQLAIAARIDYFRGALDDEFIRKAGEKICRAGKTD